A DNA window from Moorella thermoacetica contains the following coding sequences:
- the polA gene encoding DNA polymerase I: MPTKTARLLLVDGNSVIHRAFHALPPLQTREGIRTNAVYGFATMLQKAREMFKPDYIIVAFDHSKVTFRNELYDEYKGTRPETDPELRPQFALVKRLLAAWNLASCEVEGYEADDLIGTLSRQGAATGLEVLILTGDRDALQLVGERVKVLLMRRGLSQVEVIDREAIKKNYGLEPEQLIDVKALMGDASDNIPGVPGVGEKTAVQLVRQYGDLEGVLAHSGEIKGRRVAENLVTFADQARLARRLATIDCQAPVTLDLAGCCNQSPDYEAVLALYKELEFHSLVKDVLRAMEQEGKKASQETTAVRGLSLPDPLTLDSLEELAELVARLVGKTDVALELILNNPSYLEAAAVAVGLAWEDGVAVLGTAGIEPAALAGTLEPLLRVNPIFHDAKRALVWFSNAGAGVADPGGDTMVAGYLLNPSASRHDLPELCLEHLNLALVEGDSPQLAAARRAAVIRLLHRELASKLQVAGMENLYRRVELPLTRVLGAMESYGVAVNMETLDLMGIELEGGLAALTEAIYELAGEEFNLNSPKQLAVILFEKLGLPPVKRTKTGFSTDAAVLEELACRHPIAAKLVEYRQLAKLKSTYVDGLKPLVNPRTGSLHTSFNQTVTATGRLSSSEPNLQNIPVRLELGRRLRKAFVPHGPGRLLLAADYSQIELRILAHISGDEAMIAAFRRGEDIHARTAAEVFGVPLGEVTPAMRRSAKAVNFGIVYGISDYGLSRDLGISRSEAHDYIERYFRRYRGVKAYLEEIVARARQEGYVTTLLGRRRYLPDLFSSNRNVRSFGERTAMNTPIQGTAADIIKMAMVKIFRLLEAQYPAARMILQVHDELIFDVPDDDLPAVAGLVKDTMEHTLELQVPLQVDLKAGPNWYDLEPYKE; the protein is encoded by the coding sequence ATGCCCACCAAAACCGCTAGACTTCTCCTGGTCGACGGCAACAGCGTCATTCACCGGGCTTTTCATGCCCTGCCCCCCCTGCAGACCAGGGAAGGTATTCGCACCAATGCCGTCTACGGCTTTGCAACCATGTTGCAAAAGGCCAGGGAGATGTTTAAACCCGATTATATTATTGTCGCCTTTGACCATAGTAAGGTTACCTTTCGTAACGAACTGTACGATGAATATAAAGGAACCCGGCCGGAGACCGACCCTGAGCTCAGGCCCCAGTTTGCCCTGGTCAAACGCCTCCTGGCAGCCTGGAACCTGGCCAGTTGTGAGGTTGAGGGCTACGAAGCCGACGACCTTATCGGCACCTTAAGCCGCCAGGGCGCCGCCACGGGCCTGGAAGTCCTCATCCTCACCGGGGACCGCGACGCCCTGCAACTAGTGGGAGAACGGGTGAAGGTCCTCCTTATGCGGCGCGGCCTTTCCCAGGTAGAGGTCATCGACCGGGAAGCAATCAAGAAAAACTATGGCCTGGAACCGGAGCAGCTCATTGACGTCAAGGCCCTGATGGGCGACGCCTCGGATAATATTCCCGGCGTACCGGGGGTGGGGGAGAAAACGGCCGTCCAGCTCGTCCGCCAGTACGGCGACCTGGAAGGAGTCCTGGCCCACAGCGGGGAGATAAAAGGACGCCGGGTAGCGGAGAACCTGGTGACCTTCGCCGACCAGGCGCGCCTGGCCCGGCGCCTGGCCACAATTGACTGCCAGGCTCCTGTGACCCTCGACCTGGCAGGGTGCTGCAACCAGTCGCCGGACTACGAGGCCGTCCTGGCCCTTTATAAAGAACTGGAGTTCCACAGTCTGGTCAAGGACGTCCTCAGGGCCATGGAACAGGAAGGCAAGAAGGCCTCGCAAGAAACGACTGCTGTCCGGGGACTGTCGCTGCCGGACCCACTCACCCTGGACAGCCTGGAAGAACTGGCGGAACTGGTGGCCAGGTTGGTCGGGAAGACGGATGTGGCCCTGGAATTGATTCTTAATAATCCCAGCTACCTGGAGGCCGCAGCCGTCGCCGTAGGGCTGGCCTGGGAGGATGGGGTGGCGGTTCTGGGTACAGCCGGGATAGAGCCTGCCGCCCTGGCCGGTACCCTGGAACCATTGCTCCGGGTCAACCCCATCTTCCACGACGCCAAAAGGGCCCTGGTCTGGTTCAGCAATGCCGGGGCGGGGGTTGCCGACCCCGGCGGCGATACTATGGTGGCCGGTTATCTCTTAAACCCCTCGGCCTCGCGCCATGACCTGCCCGAACTCTGCCTGGAACACTTGAACCTGGCCCTGGTGGAGGGGGATTCCCCGCAACTGGCAGCGGCCCGGCGGGCCGCTGTCATCAGGTTGCTCCACCGGGAACTGGCCAGTAAACTCCAGGTTGCCGGGATGGAGAACCTCTACCGGCGGGTGGAGTTGCCCCTGACCCGGGTCCTAGGGGCCATGGAAAGCTACGGCGTGGCCGTCAACATGGAAACCCTGGATCTCATGGGAATAGAGCTGGAGGGTGGGCTGGCCGCCCTCACAGAGGCCATCTACGAGCTGGCCGGGGAAGAGTTTAACCTGAATTCCCCCAAGCAGCTGGCCGTTATACTCTTTGAAAAGCTCGGACTGCCGCCGGTAAAGCGTACCAAGACCGGTTTTTCTACCGATGCCGCCGTCCTGGAGGAACTGGCCTGCAGGCACCCCATAGCCGCCAAACTGGTCGAGTACCGCCAGCTGGCCAAACTGAAATCGACCTATGTGGATGGTCTTAAACCCCTGGTCAATCCCCGCACGGGGAGCCTGCATACCAGCTTTAACCAGACGGTGACGGCCACCGGCCGCCTCTCCAGCAGCGAGCCCAATCTCCAGAATATCCCGGTGCGCCTGGAACTGGGCCGGCGCCTGCGCAAGGCCTTTGTACCCCACGGTCCCGGCCGGTTGCTCCTGGCCGCCGACTACTCCCAGATCGAGCTGCGCATCCTGGCCCATATTTCCGGCGATGAAGCCATGATTGCAGCCTTTCGCCGGGGGGAGGATATCCACGCCCGGACTGCGGCCGAGGTCTTCGGCGTCCCCCTTGGTGAAGTGACGCCGGCTATGCGCCGCAGCGCCAAGGCGGTGAACTTCGGTATTGTCTACGGCATCAGCGACTACGGCCTGAGCCGGGATCTGGGGATAAGCCGCAGCGAAGCCCACGATTATATCGAACGTTACTTTCGGCGTTACCGGGGCGTCAAGGCCTATCTGGAGGAGATCGTAGCCCGGGCGCGGCAGGAGGGCTATGTCACCACCCTCCTGGGCCGCCGCCGTTATCTGCCGGACCTCTTTAGCTCCAACCGCAATGTCCGCAGCTTTGGCGAGCGCACGGCCATGAATACGCCTATCCAGGGCACGGCCGCCGACATCATCAAGATGGCCATGGTGAAAATCTTTCGCCTCCTGGAGGCACAATACCCGGCCGCGCGTATGATCCTCCAGGTCCACGACGAACTCATCTTTGATGTCCCGGATGACGACCTGCCGGCCGTGGCCGGCCTGGTCAAGGATACCATGGAGCATACCCTGGAACTCCAGGTCCCCCTCCAGGTAGATTTAAAGGCCGGGCCCAACTGGTATGACCTGGAGCCGTATAAGGAGTAA
- a CDS encoding zf-HC2 domain-containing protein, whose amino-acid sequence MNCSQCRELISPYLDGVLSETIQRALENHLNSCPACREELEAMGQTIEIIRAWSEEELDLPPGFEERLRSRLEECRQPWYRRLSRNWLSLAAAAATIMVVAITARADYLHLGSSRQIAVPHEKQVQELAMTRGDQQVTPLKALPPVTSTDAPQQSAPKVKVKAATTSVRSAVRNLESSHPDPEQQQRKIVPGGTFNLNSRGRAERAAPEQQTGGQSGKGQPDQDKDKGKEKGPGQSRTVLEAGKKEVTPRAGEGVAGGTSTIAGDGPGTVKTPAGDGKEVPPLPPAGGKATLQDLTPGVGRQNSAASPDSDLQNRTLTQPPPAPVAPATIPKPPSP is encoded by the coding sequence TTGAATTGCAGTCAGTGCCGGGAACTCATATCACCATACCTGGATGGAGTCTTGAGCGAAACAATACAACGGGCCCTGGAGAACCACCTTAACTCCTGCCCGGCCTGCCGGGAAGAACTGGAGGCTATGGGGCAGACAATCGAGATTATCCGTGCCTGGTCCGAAGAAGAACTCGACCTGCCACCCGGTTTTGAGGAACGCCTGCGCTCACGCCTGGAGGAGTGCCGGCAGCCGTGGTACCGACGCCTCTCCCGGAACTGGCTTTCCCTGGCGGCAGCGGCGGCCACTATCATGGTGGTAGCAATTACGGCCCGGGCGGATTACCTCCACCTGGGTTCCTCCAGGCAAATCGCTGTCCCCCATGAGAAACAGGTGCAGGAATTGGCCATGACCCGGGGAGACCAGCAGGTGACTCCCCTCAAGGCTCTACCACCGGTTACCTCAACGGATGCCCCGCAGCAATCAGCACCGAAAGTAAAGGTAAAAGCAGCTACTACCTCGGTACGATCTGCAGTGAGGAATCTGGAGAGTTCCCACCCCGATCCGGAACAACAGCAAAGGAAAATAGTCCCTGGAGGGACCTTCAACCTCAATTCCCGGGGCAGAGCAGAGCGAGCAGCTCCGGAGCAGCAGACCGGGGGACAATCAGGAAAGGGTCAGCCGGACCAGGATAAAGATAAGGGAAAGGAGAAGGGGCCGGGTCAATCCCGTACTGTACTGGAAGCAGGGAAGAAAGAAGTTACCCCGAGGGCTGGCGAGGGGGTGGCAGGGGGAACGTCAACCATTGCTGGCGATGGGCCGGGAACCGTCAAGACCCCGGCCGGTGATGGGAAAGAGGTCCCACCTTTACCACCGGCCGGTGGGAAGGCAACGCTCCAGGACCTGACGCCAGGGGTTGGGCGGCAAAACTCGGCAGCGTCTCCGGATAGCGACCTGCAAAACCGGACTCTTACCCAGCCACCCCCCGCACCTGTTGCCCCGGCAACTATCCCTAAACCGCCCTCGCCTTGA
- a CDS encoding RNA polymerase sigma factor, whose protein sequence is MPSDEELLARSRDGDAEAFALLVERYQRMLFTIAYRFLGNTEDAGDAAQEALVRAFKNLAAFRGQCSFKTWLQHIIANVCRDELRRLKRRPTLSLDNLLETGGGFRELSAGKVTSPEEVFLTREGEDRLHRLIQALTPEYRVVVIMRDLQGFSYEEIASHLGCPVGTVKSRLSRARHFLRQHLVQEREHVAGLGVYMAKGGEGR, encoded by the coding sequence ATGCCATCCGATGAGGAGTTGCTGGCCCGCAGCAGGGACGGTGACGCTGAGGCCTTTGCCCTCCTGGTGGAACGCTACCAGCGGATGCTCTTTACCATAGCCTACCGTTTCCTGGGCAATACCGAGGATGCCGGCGACGCGGCCCAGGAAGCCTTGGTGCGCGCCTTTAAAAACCTGGCGGCCTTTCGCGGCCAGTGTTCCTTTAAGACCTGGTTACAGCACATTATCGCCAATGTCTGCCGCGATGAGCTGCGCCGCCTGAAACGGCGACCCACCCTTTCCTTAGACAACCTCCTGGAAACCGGCGGTGGGTTCCGGGAACTATCAGCTGGCAAGGTTACCTCGCCGGAAGAGGTTTTCTTGACCAGGGAAGGGGAGGACCGGTTACATAGACTTATCCAAGCCCTGACGCCGGAATATCGGGTGGTTGTTATTATGAGAGACCTCCAGGGTTTCAGTTACGAAGAGATAGCCAGCCACCTGGGTTGCCCCGTGGGGACCGTAAAATCCCGCCTTAGCCGGGCGCGCCATTTTCTACGGCAGCACCTGGTACAGGAACGGGAACATGTAGCCGGTCTCGGCGTCTATATGGCTAAAGGGGGTGAGGGGCGTTGA
- the mqnC gene encoding cyclic dehypoxanthinyl futalosine synthase: MKETIACKVLDGERLSFHEAERLYQEAGLLELGYLANLVRQKLHPEGTVTFVVDRNINYTNICVNACRFCAFYRLPGDPEGYLLSREEIGRKIEATLAAGGTQILMQGGLHPDLDLAWFEDLFSWIKSRYPVTLHSLSPVEIDDLARKEGLPVIEVLRRLKKAGLDSLPGGGAEILVDRVRGRVSPKKTGAARWLEVMRAAHALGMKSTATMVFGLGETMAERIAHLEAIRQLQDETGGFTAFIPWSFQPGNTELGGVEASTTEYLKLLALSRLYLDNIPNIQVSWVTQGTKVAQAALFFGANDFGSTMLEENVVRAAGASFRADREEILRCIQAAGFRPAQRDNEYHILRYYEAGQVNR; the protein is encoded by the coding sequence ATGAAAGAAACTATCGCCTGCAAAGTGCTTGACGGTGAGCGTTTGAGTTTTCACGAAGCGGAGCGTCTTTATCAGGAGGCCGGCCTGCTGGAACTGGGTTACCTGGCCAACCTGGTCCGCCAGAAGCTGCACCCCGAAGGGACGGTCACCTTTGTCGTGGACCGGAATATCAACTATACCAATATTTGCGTCAATGCCTGCCGTTTCTGTGCCTTTTATCGCCTGCCCGGGGATCCGGAAGGCTACCTCCTCAGCCGGGAGGAAATCGGCCGTAAAATCGAGGCGACCCTGGCTGCAGGGGGAACCCAGATCCTGATGCAGGGGGGCCTGCATCCCGATCTAGACCTGGCCTGGTTTGAGGACCTCTTCTCCTGGATTAAATCCCGCTATCCGGTCACCCTTCATTCCCTATCTCCGGTAGAAATCGATGACCTGGCCCGGAAGGAAGGGCTGCCGGTGATAGAGGTTTTGCGGCGGCTGAAGAAAGCAGGCCTCGATTCCCTGCCGGGCGGTGGGGCGGAGATCCTGGTCGACAGGGTTCGCGGCCGGGTTAGCCCCAAAAAGACCGGTGCGGCCCGCTGGCTGGAAGTGATGCGCGCCGCCCATGCCCTGGGGATGAAATCAACCGCCACCATGGTTTTCGGGTTGGGGGAAACTATGGCTGAGCGGATCGCTCACCTGGAGGCTATCCGGCAGCTCCAGGATGAAACGGGAGGTTTTACAGCCTTCATCCCCTGGAGTTTCCAGCCAGGCAATACCGAACTTGGCGGCGTGGAAGCTAGCACCACCGAATACCTGAAACTCCTGGCCCTTTCCCGGCTTTACCTGGATAATATCCCCAATATCCAGGTCTCCTGGGTAACCCAGGGAACCAAGGTGGCTCAGGCGGCCCTTTTCTTTGGCGCCAACGATTTCGGTTCCACCATGCTGGAGGAAAACGTAGTCCGGGCGGCTGGTGCTTCCTTCCGTGCCGATCGGGAGGAGATCCTTCGCTGCATCCAGGCGGCCGGTTTCCGGCCCGCCCAGCGCGATAATGAATATCATATTTTGCGCTACTACGAGGCAGGGCAGGTTAACCGGTGA
- a CDS encoding menaquinone biosynthetic enzyme MqnA/MqnD family protein, with translation MDWPRLGRVGYLNCLPLFYPLETGRVKLPARIVADHPAVLNKAFRQGELEVTAVSSLAYGQFAEDALVLPGLSISCRGRVGSVFLLSRVPAKELGGRPLSLTPYSATSVVLLRILLQRLYHVAPDFFTRPTGSPPDWGRPEALLTIGDEALQVVRTGCYPFVYDLGEEWYRLTGKPMVFALWVARKDFAAAHPEKLAAIWRALQEAKAWGKGHPGTLAATGARHLGVEPEFIEDYFALLNYDLDWPHLEGLLTFYGLAHGEGFLAHPVALEIWGVDNERNYRLQSA, from the coding sequence ATGGACTGGCCCCGGCTGGGACGGGTGGGTTACCTGAACTGCCTGCCCCTGTTTTACCCCCTGGAGACAGGGCGGGTAAAATTACCGGCCAGAATAGTTGCCGACCACCCTGCGGTTTTAAATAAGGCCTTCCGGCAGGGGGAATTAGAGGTCACGGCTGTCTCTTCCCTGGCTTACGGGCAGTTTGCGGAAGACGCCCTGGTCCTGCCGGGATTATCTATCTCCTGCCGCGGCAGGGTTGGCAGCGTATTCCTTTTAAGCCGGGTTCCGGCAAAGGAACTCGGGGGCCGCCCCCTTTCCCTCACTCCCTATTCGGCCACCAGCGTGGTTTTGTTGCGTATCCTTCTGCAACGGCTTTATCATGTTGCGCCGGACTTTTTTACCCGCCCGACCGGCAGCCCCCCGGATTGGGGGCGACCGGAAGCCCTGCTTACCATCGGGGATGAAGCCCTGCAGGTCGTCCGGACAGGCTGTTATCCTTTCGTCTACGACCTGGGTGAAGAGTGGTACCGGTTAACCGGCAAGCCTATGGTCTTTGCCCTCTGGGTGGCCAGGAAAGATTTTGCTGCTGCCCACCCGGAAAAGCTGGCCGCAATCTGGCGGGCCTTACAGGAGGCCAAGGCCTGGGGAAAAGGCCACCCGGGCACCCTGGCAGCGACAGGAGCCCGGCACCTTGGAGTGGAGCCGGAATTTATCGAGGATTATTTCGCCCTTTTAAACTATGACCTGGATTGGCCGCACCTGGAGGGGCTTTTAACCTTTTACGGCCTGGCCCATGGGGAAGGATTCCTCGCCCATCCGGTGGCTCTGGAGATCTGGGGGGTAGACAATGAAAGAAACTATCGCCTGCAAAGTGCTTGA
- the mqnE gene encoding aminofutalosine synthase MqnE translates to MPTTTAEFIRRELSRGELADIAARVYAGERLTREDGIRLWESQDLLGIGYLADLARQRTCGDTVYFINNAHINYTNICQNLCDLCAFGRQTGTPGAYTLTLAEIEAKARAAAAAGVTEIHIVGGLNPELPYDYYLELIRTVRRAAPGACIQAFDAVEIDFIASRAGRPVADVLQELRQAGLDSLPGGGAEVFAPEVRRRLCAKKIDGQRWLQIHETAHRLGIPTNATMLYGHLETAADRVDHLLALRELQDRTGGFLAFIPLAFHPANTAFSNLPGTTGVDDLKMLAISRLLLDNFRHIKAFWIMIGPKLAQVALHFGVNDLDGTVREEHIFHDAGAETPQYQPAESFLQSIRAAGRIPVERDTLYREIRRYA, encoded by the coding sequence TTGCCCACCACCACGGCAGAATTTATACGCCGGGAGCTCTCCCGGGGGGAACTGGCGGACATAGCTGCCAGGGTATATGCCGGGGAAAGGCTGACCCGGGAGGACGGTATACGTCTCTGGGAGAGTCAGGACCTCCTTGGTATTGGCTACCTGGCCGACCTGGCCCGGCAGCGGACCTGCGGTGATACCGTATATTTTATTAATAATGCCCACATCAATTATACCAATATCTGTCAAAATCTCTGCGATTTATGTGCCTTTGGGAGACAGACAGGTACTCCGGGGGCTTATACCCTCACCCTGGCGGAGATTGAAGCGAAGGCCAGGGCGGCGGCTGCCGCAGGTGTCACCGAGATCCATATTGTCGGCGGCCTGAATCCGGAATTACCCTATGATTACTACCTGGAACTAATCCGAACCGTGCGCCGGGCGGCACCCGGGGCCTGCATCCAGGCCTTTGACGCTGTGGAAATTGACTTTATAGCCTCCCGGGCCGGGCGCCCCGTAGCTGACGTCCTCCAGGAACTCCGGCAGGCGGGCCTGGACTCCCTTCCCGGGGGTGGGGCCGAAGTTTTTGCCCCGGAGGTGCGCCGGCGCCTTTGCGCCAAAAAGATCGATGGACAGCGATGGCTCCAGATCCACGAGACGGCCCACCGGCTGGGCATACCCACCAACGCTACCATGCTCTACGGCCACCTGGAGACGGCAGCCGACCGGGTGGATCACCTCCTGGCCCTCCGGGAACTCCAGGACCGGACAGGGGGCTTCCTGGCTTTTATTCCCCTGGCCTTTCACCCGGCCAACACGGCCTTCAGCAACCTGCCGGGAACCACCGGCGTAGATGACTTGAAGATGTTGGCCATCAGCCGCCTGCTTCTGGACAACTTCCGTCACATCAAAGCCTTCTGGATTATGATTGGGCCGAAGTTAGCCCAGGTGGCCCTGCATTTTGGGGTAAACGACCTGGACGGTACCGTCCGGGAAGAGCATATCTTTCACGACGCCGGGGCTGAAACGCCCCAGTACCAGCCTGCTGAAAGCTTTTTACAGAGTATCCGGGCGGCCGGCCGGATCCCGGTGGAAAGGGATACTTTATACCGGGAAATCCGCCGCTATGCCTGA
- a CDS encoding MTAP family purine nucleoside phosphorylase: MLEEKIQADIGFIGGSGTFSLNFPDALRDPGTEVLAREVVFTTPWGPSAPLTLFTTGDPPRRVLAAKMHGRIPGVSWGESSQRLFHAFMQANVRKIIAEGGVGSINHLLDLRDIVVVTDYIDFSLRRDVGLQEGYLSIMRRPICPSLHRTLVETARESPLGRVFDRGVYLVTDGRHFESAAEVSLFRQWGADVVGQTLCPEVYLAREMGACYAGIYLVVNYGEGVVKPWEHRELKELFFEAAPDFGRIILKALGRVSLDSDCGCADLRKPTLLRPENIGKHPL; the protein is encoded by the coding sequence ATGCTTGAAGAAAAGATCCAGGCAGACATCGGCTTTATCGGCGGCTCGGGCACCTTCAGCCTGAACTTTCCTGACGCCTTAAGGGATCCCGGGACGGAGGTGCTGGCCCGGGAGGTGGTTTTTACCACCCCCTGGGGTCCCAGTGCACCTCTAACTCTTTTTACAACCGGCGACCCGCCCCGGCGCGTGCTGGCGGCCAAAATGCATGGGAGGATTCCCGGCGTCTCCTGGGGCGAGAGTTCGCAGCGCCTGTTCCACGCCTTTATGCAGGCTAATGTGCGGAAGATTATCGCTGAAGGCGGGGTGGGGAGCATAAATCACCTCCTGGACCTCCGGGACATTGTTGTGGTCACCGACTACATTGATTTTTCCCTGCGCCGGGATGTGGGGCTCCAGGAGGGCTATCTGTCGATAATGCGCCGGCCTATCTGCCCTTCCCTGCACAGGACCCTGGTAGAAACGGCTAGAGAGTCTCCCCTCGGCCGGGTCTTTGACCGCGGCGTTTACCTGGTGACGGATGGGCGCCACTTTGAGAGCGCAGCCGAGGTAAGCCTCTTCCGCCAGTGGGGGGCGGACGTAGTGGGCCAAACCCTCTGCCCCGAAGTCTACCTGGCGAGGGAAATGGGGGCCTGTTATGCCGGCATCTATCTGGTTGTAAATTACGGGGAGGGTGTGGTGAAACCCTGGGAGCACAGGGAGTTGAAGGAGCTCTTTTTTGAGGCCGCCCCTGACTTCGGCCGCATCATCCTGAAAGCCCTGGGACGGGTATCCCTGGACAGCGATTGCGGCTGCGCCGACCTGCGCAAGCCGACTCTTTTACGCCCGGAAAATATCGGCAAGCACCCCTTATGA
- a CDS encoding TetR/AcrR family transcriptional regulator, which produces MDQKLEARLQAIMQAAREEFARNGFYGTSIKDIARRAGVGIGTIYLYLRNKEALFAALVNEAYEMVLDRIARARKNATGGKQKLRASMEAALAVLQENRDLARVMLVQSPAGHPAVAEQLYDLLRRLARLVEEDVLEEIERGELPPQDAHVAALAFVGTFYQVVISWLKEGIPADLTAVGKELIAYNLRGLGYPVEGVIENA; this is translated from the coding sequence GTGGATCAAAAATTGGAAGCGCGCCTGCAGGCCATTATGCAGGCGGCGCGGGAAGAATTCGCCCGGAACGGTTTCTACGGAACCTCGATTAAAGATATCGCCCGCCGGGCGGGGGTGGGCATCGGTACGATTTATTTATACCTGCGTAATAAAGAAGCCCTCTTTGCCGCCCTGGTCAACGAAGCCTATGAAATGGTCCTGGACCGTATTGCCCGGGCCCGCAAAAACGCTACCGGCGGGAAGCAAAAGCTCCGGGCCTCTATGGAGGCGGCCCTGGCGGTCTTACAGGAGAACCGCGACCTGGCGCGGGTAATGCTTGTCCAATCGCCGGCGGGCCACCCGGCAGTGGCGGAACAACTCTACGATTTGCTGCGCCGTCTGGCCAGGCTGGTGGAGGAAGACGTGCTGGAGGAGATCGAGAGAGGGGAACTACCGCCCCAGGATGCCCATGTCGCGGCCCTGGCCTTTGTAGGTACCTTTTACCAGGTAGTCATCAGCTGGCTCAAGGAGGGTATCCCGGCCGACCTGACGGCGGTCGGCAAAGAGCTGATAGCCTATAACCTGCGCGGTTTGGGTTACCCAGTGGAGGGAGTAATTGAGAATGCTTGA
- a CDS encoding DMT family transporter — protein sequence MAIKEAAIRPITSGCAAGADRRLGYIAIILASLLYGGNVIAGRVIAPLVPPLALAAARGLLGLPVLLLFALKAGGKPRLADLPYMALMGFLGISIAYDTFSWSMQNSPAVNAAIIFATFPAVTLVLLAIGWHVKPSRYQVAGIIMAFIGLALVSTRGSLAQLLAMRFQPVDLVLLANVTAASLYNILGQRMVERYSPIVTSTYSLFFGTLFLLPAGFWEVSRQGWYLPPSGWLLLIYMGCIIAGLAVLLTFEAVERIGCGPVAMFNNLNPLFAIALAALFLGEKLSWYHWAGIILVLGGVCISLRQQPGRQQGQKQGQQ from the coding sequence ATGGCTATCAAAGAAGCAGCAATTCGGCCAATTACCTCCGGATGTGCCGCCGGAGCTGACCGCAGGTTGGGTTATATTGCCATTATCCTGGCCAGCCTCCTTTACGGGGGTAACGTCATCGCCGGCCGGGTGATCGCTCCCCTGGTACCGCCTCTGGCCCTGGCGGCGGCCAGGGGGTTGCTGGGCCTGCCGGTGCTGCTGCTATTTGCTTTGAAGGCCGGGGGTAAGCCGCGCCTGGCAGACCTCCCTTACATGGCCCTGATGGGTTTCCTGGGCATTAGCATCGCTTACGATACCTTCTCCTGGTCCATGCAGAACAGCCCGGCCGTCAATGCCGCCATTATCTTCGCTACCTTTCCCGCTGTTACCCTGGTCCTACTGGCCATCGGCTGGCACGTTAAACCCTCCCGTTACCAGGTAGCGGGCATCATTATGGCCTTCATCGGCCTGGCTCTGGTCTCAACCCGGGGCTCCCTGGCCCAGCTCCTTGCCATGCGCTTCCAGCCGGTGGACCTGGTCCTCCTGGCGAATGTCACAGCAGCTTCCCTCTACAACATCCTGGGGCAACGCATGGTGGAACGTTATTCGCCTATTGTTACCAGCACCTATTCCTTGTTCTTCGGTACCCTCTTCCTGCTGCCCGCCGGTTTCTGGGAGGTTAGCCGCCAGGGCTGGTACCTGCCCCCCTCCGGATGGCTGCTCCTCATCTACATGGGTTGTATCATCGCCGGGCTGGCGGTTTTACTTACCTTCGAGGCCGTCGAACGTATAGGGTGTGGGCCGGTAGCCATGTTTAATAACTTGAACCCCCTTTTTGCCATTGCCCTGGCAGCCTTGTTCCTGGGAGAAAAACTGAGCTGGTACCACTGGGCCGGCATTATCCTGGTCCTGGGCGGGGTATGCATTTCCCTGCGGCAGCAACCGGGGCGACAGCAGGGGCAAAAACAAGGGCAGCAGTAA